Part of the Catalinimonas alkaloidigena genome is shown below.
AAATGGAAGCATACCATCCCTGCAGAACATAAAATTGAAGCCTTATTAAGTAAATTGTAATTATAGACTTATTCCTGTTTTGTCATTGCGCTCTCTTTCATGGCTGTACTATAGATTGCGTTTAATAAACTTTTTTCGCCTTTGGTGTCACTATCTAATTGCCAAAACATAATCCCCCCCAGTTCATTCTCAATAGCAAACTCGGTTTTAAGCTTTAGAGAAAGTGTATCATCATAGGAAATAAAAATGCTGTCCGTAGGATTGTATAAGTAAGGTGCTTTGGCCGTTTCATCCCAATAACGAGTGAAACCATTTTTATTTTCGTATTTATCACGAATAATCTCATAGGTCGCCCAGCCGGTATGTACGCCTTTGTTGGGCTGATAAAGTCCATGATTTTGCGGTGGAACCCCTTTCCAGGCTCTGCCGTAGAATGCACCACCAATGACAATCTGTTGTGGGTCTACCCCTTGTTTGATACAGTAGTTGATTATCCTTTCTGCTGAACGGGGCTGATATAAACTTTGTCCTTCATCTGCTTGAGCTCTTCTTTCCACCACATATTCGTAAAATGGCTGGTCTTTAATATCATCATCAGTGATCATTCCTAACCCGGTATGATGGGCGGTATAGGGTGTACTTCCCCCTACCGCATCATAGGTCATCACATTCATATAATCTGCATACTTCATTACCTCGCTAAGCTCAATGTGATCGTAATAGCGCTGCCAGCCCGCTGATGCAAAAGTCAGGATAAGCTCGGGATTTATATCGTCCATCGCTTCTCGCAATTCTTTCATGAGCAAGGTAAAATTTTGTTTGTCCTCCCGCCTGAAGTCTATGCCGGCAGAACCGATAGCGGGATACTCCCAGTCCATATCAATACCATCCAGTTGATATTGATTAATTAATTCCATTGTGCTGCGAACAAACTTTGCTCTTCCTTCTGCTGTGACTGACATATCAGAGAAGCCTCCGGCAGTCCATCCTCCACAGGCAAGCATTACTTTCAGATGAGGATGATTTGCTTTAGCAGCAACCAGTCTGCTGAGTTTCTCAGGAGCGCGTTCATCAGTAAAGCCCATTTCACCATCTACTACTTTGGAGAATGAGTAGATGATGTGTGTGAGTTGCTCAAGGAGAAGATCTTCTGCTTTAAAATCATCTCTGGGCACATAATAAGCCATGATATTGATAGGTGAATGATGTACCGAAGCTTCCTGCTTTTCAGTTTGAGAAGAATGACAAGCTGAAAGCCAAAAAATAGCAAAGGTCAGAATAAAACAAGATACATATTTTAACATGTTTGAAAACTAGTTTAAGTTACATGATCATTGTGCCTGACGAATTAAATAGCGACAGGGCTTATTACCAATACCGGATTGATGGCAAATGGAGGATTTTTTTTCTACCTGAATGCCTCTGCCTAAAATTAAGATTAAAGCAGTAGTCATTCTTTTACAAAGTTTATAATCACTAACTTGAAATTATATAAATATCAGAGTTATTCTATATCCCTAAATAATATGATTGTCAGTTCACCAAAATACCAGAATCTTTTAATCCATAATAATGACTGATGATATTTTAGTAGTAGGTATCGGATATTCAGCCGGAGGAATACCGCCTCTGAAGCGTTTATTTGAAAATATACCGCTGGGTAGCGGACTATCATTTGTAGTGGTACAACATCTGCAACGTCGTCAACGAAACCGCCTTAAAGATATACTTGAGCCCTCTACTAATCTTGATCTGACTTATGTTGAGGACAGTATCATTATCCAACCTGATCATATTTATTTACTGAAATCTAACCAGTACGTGAAAATATGGGATAATCATCTGTACTTACAGGATCGTAGAGAAGAGGAAGTAGTAAATTATGCAATTGATACTTTTTTTACATCACTGGCTGAGGAGCGGCAACATAAAGCTATAGGAGTTATACTTTCTGGTGGAGGTAATGATGGCACGAAAGGATGTGTCCGTATTTATGAAGAAGGAGGAAAAGTATTAGTACAGTCTCCACAATCAGCAGAGTTTCAATTTTTACCCGCCAATGTCATTGACGCAGACAACCCAGTAGCGGTAGAGAAACGAGAAGAACTGGCAAAAATACTTTTAGAAATTTCTCAAAGTTTGAGATAAAACAAGTGTTTTTATTATCAATTTAATCGCCTGAAAAAACACAAATAGCCATTTTTTGTTCTTCAGTCAAATCACATTAAAGGATAGTTAGGCTATTCTGATTCCGCAACACTAGTATTAAAAATTCATTTTTCTGACTGACTAAATTTATGCATCATTTTTATGTCGTAGGTATCGGATGCTCCAGTAGCAGCATTGCTGATATCAGGGCCTTTTTTTCTAAGCTAAATAGTGAGCCAGAAATGAGCTTTATCATCATTCAAAATCTCGCTCAGCATGCAACCCCTATAGACACTAAAATCCTAGCTGACTGCACCAATTTAGCTATAGTCAATGCAGAACACGGAATTTCCATAGAAAAAAATAAGGTATACCTGATGCCTATTGATCGTAGCCTAAGCCTGCAGCAAAAAAAATTTTACTCTAACGCCAAAGCCAGTCATGTGACACTTTCACATGCTGTAGACACCTGCTTTGCTGACCTGGCAAATGAATTTGAAAATAAGGCAGCGGGTATCCTCTTGTCTGGTAAAGGTACCGATGGTACGCTAGGGATTAGCAGGATTAGTAAAGCAGGTGGTATTGTGATGGTACAAAGTCCTGATTCTACCTCTAACTCAGAAATGCCACAGGTGGCTATCACCAGTGAGTATGCTGAATCAGTAATGCCCCCGGAGGATATGGCTATTTA
Proteins encoded:
- a CDS encoding glycoside hydrolase family 18 protein; this translates as MLKYVSCFILTFAIFWLSACHSSQTEKQEASVHHSPINIMAYYVPRDDFKAEDLLLEQLTHIIYSFSKVVDGEMGFTDERAPEKLSRLVAAKANHPHLKVMLACGGWTAGGFSDMSVTAEGRAKFVRSTMELINQYQLDGIDMDWEYPAIGSAGIDFRREDKQNFTLLMKELREAMDDINPELILTFASAGWQRYYDHIELSEVMKYADYMNVMTYDAVGGSTPYTAHHTGLGMITDDDIKDQPFYEYVVERRAQADEGQSLYQPRSAERIINYCIKQGVDPQQIVIGGAFYGRAWKGVPPQNHGLYQPNKGVHTGWATYEIIRDKYENKNGFTRYWDETAKAPYLYNPTDSIFISYDDTLSLKLKTEFAIENELGGIMFWQLDSDTKGEKSLLNAIYSTAMKESAMTKQE
- a CDS encoding chemotaxis protein CheB; translation: MTDDILVVGIGYSAGGIPPLKRLFENIPLGSGLSFVVVQHLQRRQRNRLKDILEPSTNLDLTYVEDSIIIQPDHIYLLKSNQYVKIWDNHLYLQDRREEEVVNYAIDTFFTSLAEERQHKAIGVILSGGGNDGTKGCVRIYEEGGKVLVQSPQSAEFQFLPANVIDADNPVAVEKREELAKILLEISQSLR